A part of Fusarium oxysporum Fo47 chromosome III, complete sequence genomic DNA contains:
- a CDS encoding G10 protein — protein sequence MPAIRHSSKRKPPPDGFEDIENDLLIFSNKMKDAQNKPPPSGPRHQAQWEIFQISHQRSRYVYELYYEKEAISKKLYDWLLKNGYADAMLIAKWKKQGYEKLCCLRCIQTKETNFNSTCICRVPRAEIKGDEDIECVSCGCRGCASSD from the exons ATGCCCGCTATTCGACACTCGTCCAAACGAAAACCCCCGCCTGATGGCTTTGAGGACATTGAGAATGACTtgctcatcttctccaacaagatgaaggatgCCCAGAACAAGCCGCCGCCATCAGGTCCTAGGCACCAAGCGCAGTGGGAAATCTTCCAGATCTCGCATCAACGCAGCCGATACGTATATGAGTTATACTACGAGAAGGAGGCGATTAGCAAGAAGCTGTACGATTGGTTGCTGAAAAACGGCTACGCGGATGCGATGTTGATTGCGAAGTGGAAGAAACAAGGATATGAAAAG CTATGCTGTCTGCGCTGCATCCAGACAAAGGAGACAAATTTCAACAGCACATGCATCTGCCGTGTTCCACGGGCGGAGATTAAGGGTGACGAAGACATTGAGTGTGTCAGCTGCGGTTGCAGAGGCTGCGCATCAAGCGACTAG
- a CDS encoding DNA-directed RNA polymerase translates to MPARTKKEEQPQAEDTNMEDAPVSAQPAVNDEAVEDEEEEEETEPQRVRILPGSTDTAASFEFTDEGHTLGNALRYIIMKNPDVEFCAYSIPHPSEPKMNIRIQTYSGTAVDALKKGLVDIQEVCDVVADEFWTKREAYNAEQGADR, encoded by the exons ATGCCTGCGCGAACTAAGAAGGAAGAGCAGCCACAGGCTGAGGATACCAACATGGAGGATGCCCCAGTCTCCGCGCAGCCTGCGGTGAATGACGAGGCtgtcgaggatgaggaagaagaggaggaaactGAGCCCCAGAGAGTCCGAATC CTTCCTGGCTCAACAGACACTGCTGCCTCCTTTGAGTTCACTGATGAAGGCCATACACTCGGAAACGCGTTGAGATATATCATCATGAAAAA CCCCGATGTTGAGTTCTGCGCTTACTCTATCCCCCATCCCTCAGAGCCCAAGATGAACATTCGCATTCAGACCTACA GTGGAACTGCAGTTGACGCTCTCAAGAAGGGGTTGGTCGACATTCAAGAAGTATGTGATGTAGTCGCCGATGAGTTCTGGACCAAGAGGGAGGCCTACAACGCAGAGCAGGGGGCTGACCGATGA